A genomic window from Winogradskyella sp. J14-2 includes:
- a CDS encoding T9SS type A sorting domain-containing protein, whose translation MRKKLLLLCLLVFGLTQSQTVVYVDIDATGNNDGTSWANAYNSLHDALNNTTIAGAEVWIAEGTYTPTSASTPFINQYGLHIYGGFVGTEAAKFERTLDPWLHPVYLSGDINGDDLVEVPSATSTNKSDNANRILQIEPTTLGGTTLDHVLEEIIIDRINFVNVYGGSALFSHPATGSNFTQRQIKLRNCRFSRNYATTRPAFDVWSNEPGSPATSPLETFIMINSIVDENVSSIGYAFEFRGLAGYLKTTLVNNLFIANTVTDVNSSGSVARFISNGSNNITVNFASNTLALNQEGASFGADGGSCIYLQRAAGGGIVGLWYNNIYYNNQGTGEYALSNNFTLAFINAANTNARDFATPTYDLPNSIVLTESPFIDITTGNFEPLPAFRQNGSPSNAAYNNSEVGINDCFNNPRYYSNLSVIGLGAIQFANVAMLHGPGDIASLSLPLAPGAFFVDQNATGANDGTSWADAFTSLYAALSSPSLSPGSSLYVRAGTYLANNGPYIIADNSISIYGGFDGTESSEADRDLTLIFTSNATIIDGDINGDDTYVDGFLTGNTADNANKLFDLTSDGVTVDGFVFKGANSSGNAIINTPTTQLSNFTLKNCEIKENKSSGLFLDWRNYVDNFNMYNTAIHHNDVNNGLMLLQTQNDDLTTRFVNVNVYKNRTNSDFGAIWFRTVGSATKNEVAILNSSFVGNEVNGVSDSYFNISGQSLISSLAIINSIVWDNSKSGNLNLNAVDNTKVAEGDFTDLSLVSSIVSPSSLTITPTSGSFTTQNVNTDNPQLDENDSYKPTVLSINIIDSGDTGFYLATYPTVDLNFNQRIFNTTIDIGPYEFNSTLTSNDLDLQTASVKLYPNPVADKLFIKSKNQIESVSIYNIKSQLVKQFNNIINGLDVSQLQNGLYFIKIKTSENTINQKFIKN comes from the coding sequence ATGAGAAAAAAATTACTATTGCTATGTTTATTAGTGTTTGGATTAACACAATCACAAACCGTAGTTTATGTAGATATTGATGCTACAGGAAATAACGACGGTACAAGTTGGGCAAATGCCTACAACTCCTTGCATGATGCATTAAACAATACAACTATTGCAGGCGCAGAAGTGTGGATTGCAGAAGGAACTTATACACCTACTAGCGCATCAACACCATTTATAAATCAATATGGATTGCACATTTATGGTGGGTTTGTTGGAACTGAAGCTGCAAAATTTGAAAGAACTTTAGATCCATGGTTACATCCTGTTTATCTATCAGGAGATATTAATGGTGACGATTTAGTTGAAGTACCAAGCGCAACTTCAACAAATAAATCAGACAATGCAAATCGTATTCTACAAATAGAACCAACAACTTTAGGAGGTACAACTCTAGATCATGTTTTAGAAGAAATTATTATAGATAGGATTAATTTCGTAAACGTTTACGGAGGTAGCGCTTTATTCAGTCATCCAGCTACAGGATCTAATTTCACACAAAGACAAATAAAGTTAAGAAACTGTCGTTTTTCACGCAACTACGCAACTACAAGACCAGCTTTTGATGTGTGGTCAAACGAACCAGGAAGTCCTGCAACTTCACCTTTAGAAACTTTTATAATGATTAATAGTATTGTAGATGAAAATGTATCTTCTATTGGTTATGCATTTGAGTTTAGAGGTTTAGCTGGTTATCTTAAAACAACTTTAGTTAATAATTTATTTATTGCTAATACGGTAACAGATGTAAATTCATCAGGAAGCGTTGCACGTTTTATTAGTAACGGTTCTAATAATATAACTGTAAATTTTGCTAGTAATACCCTCGCTCTTAACCAAGAAGGTGCATCTTTTGGAGCAGATGGTGGAAGCTGTATTTACTTACAAAGAGCTGCAGGTGGTGGTATTGTTGGGCTTTGGTATAATAACATCTATTATAACAATCAAGGAACAGGTGAATACGCTCTATCTAATAATTTTACTTTGGCATTTATTAATGCTGCTAATACTAATGCAAGAGATTTTGCAACACCTACTTACGACCTTCCAAACTCAATTGTCTTAACAGAAAGCCCATTTATTGATATTACTACAGGTAATTTTGAACCTCTTCCTGCGTTTAGGCAAAATGGTTCACCTTCAAATGCAGCTTACAACAACAGTGAAGTAGGTATTAATGATTGTTTTAATAACCCAAGGTACTATTCAAATTTAAGTGTTATTGGCCTAGGAGCCATACAATTCGCTAATGTGGCAATGTTACACGGTCCGGGAGATATAGCAAGTTTATCTTTACCTCTAGCTCCTGGAGCTTTTTTTGTAGATCAAAATGCTACCGGAGCTAATGATGGTACATCTTGGGCAGATGCATTTACATCTTTATATGCAGCGTTAAGTTCTCCAAGTTTGTCTCCAGGGTCGAGTTTATACGTTAGAGCTGGTACGTATTTAGCCAACAACGGACCTTATATAATTGCAGATAACTCAATAAGTATTTATGGAGGTTTTGATGGTACCGAATCTTCTGAAGCTGATAGAGATCTAACATTAATTTTTACAAGTAATGCAACTATTATTGATGGAGATATAAATGGTGATGATACTTATGTTGATGGTTTTTTAACTGGAAATACAGCAGATAATGCTAATAAATTATTTGATTTAACATCAGACGGAGTTACTGTAGATGGATTTGTATTTAAAGGAGCAAATTCTTCAGGAAATGCTATTATAAATACACCTACGACGCAACTTTCAAATTTTACTTTAAAAAATTGTGAAATAAAAGAGAACAAAAGTTCTGGGTTATTTTTAGACTGGAGAAATTATGTAGATAATTTTAATATGTATAATACTGCTATTCATCATAATGATGTTAATAACGGTTTAATGTTATTACAGACTCAAAATGACGATTTAACTACAAGATTTGTAAATGTTAATGTTTACAAAAATAGAACAAACTCAGATTTTGGTGCAATATGGTTTAGAACCGTCGGGAGTGCAACAAAAAATGAAGTTGCTATTTTGAATTCTTCTTTTGTTGGCAACGAAGTAAATGGGGTTTCTGACAGTTATTTTAATATAAGTGGGCAATCCTTAATTAGTAGTTTAGCTATAATTAATTCTATAGTATGGGATAACAGTAAGTCTGGCAATCTAAATTTAAACGCTGTTGATAATACTAAAGTTGCCGAAGGTGATTTTACAGATTTAAGTTTAGTAAGTTCTATTGTTAGTCCATCTTCATTAACTATTACACCAACTTCAGGTTCATTTACAACACAAAATGTTAATACTGATAACCCACAATTAGATGAAAATGATAGTTATAAACCAACTGTTCTGTCAATAAATATCATTGATTCTGGCGATACTGGTTTTTATTTGGCGACTTATCCAACGGTTGATTTAAATTTTAACCAAAGAATCTTTAATACTACTATAGACATAGGGCCTTATGAATTCAACTCAACATTGACTTCAAATGATTTAGACTTACAAACAGCGTCGGTAAAGCTATATCCAAATCCTGTAGCTGATAAGTTATTTATTAAATCAAAAAACCAAATTGAAAGTGTATCTATCTATAATATAAAAAGTCAGTTGGTTAAGCAGTTTAATAATATAATAAACGGTTTAGATGTCTCTCAATTACAAAATGGGCTTTATTTTATAAAGATAAAAACATCAGAAAATACTATTAATCAAAAGTTCATTAAGAATTAA
- a CDS encoding DUF547 domain-containing protein produces the protein MNKNILISIIVSVLFITSCISSKGIDFKKKPPANNNKIDTSVLDHSNWDLLLKKYVDDQGFVDYKGFVKDKQKLYAYTDYLSEHSPEDSWSYNEQLAYFINVYNANTIKLVVENYPVKSIKDISATFSPFLKNFIKIDDKTFSLADIEKGFLQKMNEPKIHFAINCASYSCPKLMRDAYTAENVEKLMNTAVQTFINSKKNKITPNKATLSKIFKWYKKDFLNTSESIIDYINQYSDVKIEANAIIDYKEYNWSLNDTK, from the coding sequence ATGAATAAGAATATTTTAATTTCAATTATAGTTAGTGTTTTATTTATCACTTCATGTATATCTTCAAAAGGAATAGATTTTAAAAAGAAACCACCTGCAAACAATAACAAAATTGATACATCAGTTTTAGATCATAGCAATTGGGATCTACTCTTAAAAAAGTATGTTGATGACCAAGGCTTTGTAGATTACAAAGGTTTTGTAAAAGATAAACAAAAGCTTTATGCCTATACAGATTATTTATCAGAACATTCACCTGAAGATAGTTGGAGTTATAATGAACAATTGGCGTATTTTATCAATGTCTACAATGCAAATACAATTAAACTAGTTGTAGAAAATTATCCTGTAAAGAGTATAAAAGATATTAGTGCCACTTTCTCACCTTTTTTAAAAAACTTTATTAAAATTGATGATAAAACATTCTCATTAGCAGATATAGAAAAGGGATTTTTACAAAAAATGAACGAGCCTAAAATTCATTTCGCCATTAATTGTGCCTCTTACTCTTGCCCAAAACTTATGAGAGACGCTTACACTGCCGAAAATGTTGAAAAATTGATGAACACCGCAGTGCAAACGTTTATAAACTCTAAAAAGAATAAGATAACTCCGAATAAAGCGACACTATCTAAAATTTTTAAGTGGTACAAAAAAGACTTCTTAAATACATCTGAATCTATAATTGATTATATAAATCAGTACTCTGACGTAAAAATTGAAGCTAATGCAATTATTGATTACAAGGAGTACAATTGGAGTTTAAACGACACAAAATAA
- a CDS encoding head GIN domain-containing protein yields the protein MKNISIVLVFFLAFACNSEDAFDCFQSSGDSIMVNYNLDAFNKITVMPRCKLFVSEGEFSVILETGENLVNDINIRVSNNRLIIENNNSCNLGRDYGITKIYVTAPNLNEIRNSSGLTITSLNTLSYDNLTLLSEDLEEEDSFYTNGDFELDLNVENLTITQNNLSNFFLSGNVEHLDLNFLFGDARFEGRNLIVQNADVFHRGTNDIIINPQLEVRGSLLSTGNMIIINTPPIVNVEELYTGRVIFED from the coding sequence ATGAAAAACATAAGCATAGTATTAGTATTTTTCTTAGCATTTGCGTGTAATTCTGAAGATGCGTTTGATTGTTTTCAGAGCTCAGGAGATAGTATTATGGTAAACTACAATTTAGACGCATTTAACAAGATAACTGTAATGCCAAGGTGTAAACTCTTTGTTTCTGAGGGTGAATTTTCCGTAATACTTGAAACTGGCGAAAATTTAGTTAATGACATTAATATTAGAGTATCTAACAATCGCTTAATCATTGAAAACAACAACAGTTGTAATCTTGGACGCGACTACGGAATTACAAAAATATATGTTACCGCACCTAACCTTAATGAGATAAGAAACAGTTCTGGATTAACAATTACTAGCTTAAACACGCTATCCTATGACAATCTCACCTTATTATCGGAAGATTTAGAGGAAGAAGATAGTTTTTATACAAATGGTGACTTTGAGCTTGATTTAAATGTAGAGAATCTAACCATTACACAAAATAACCTGAGTAATTTCTTTCTATCTGGAAATGTTGAGCATCTCGATTTAAATTTTCTTTTTGGAGATGCACGCTTCGAAGGTAGAAACTTAATAGTACAAAACGCTGATGTGTTTCACAGAGGTACTAATGACATTATTATAAACCCACAGTTAGAGGTTAGAGGTAGCCTACTAAGTACCGGAAATATGATTATTATTAATACACCTCCAATTGTAAATGTTGAGGAGCTTTACACAGGCCGGGTAATATTTGAAGATTAA
- a CDS encoding acyloxyacyl hydrolase, with amino-acid sequence MKCHYLVIIFLLNLISYAQKNEEKPFSVDLSMFYGTILEHNPDISHLITDHPTGVIISYNRKTYGFNEWERRYNYPDWGFSLSYQDMKNEFLGENIGLYGHFNFYFLKRNLVFRVGQGITYATKPYHRNNNFKNNAYGSHILSSTYLKFDYIKENLYKGLGVSAGFTVIHYSNANIKAPNNSTNTFAFSAGINYLFNRDDFPEYIPEGKRTKYSEPLKYNLVFRSGINESDINGSGQFPFYVFTGFVDKRINHKSTLLAGTELFVSFFLKEYIKHQSIAFPENGIEKDTDFKRIGVFIGHELRFNKVAFITHLGYYLYWPVEFENRVYNRLGLKRYFTESLFGVVNVHSHGAKAEAVEFGIGIRL; translated from the coding sequence ATGAAATGCCATTATTTGGTTATTATTTTTTTATTGAACCTAATTTCTTATGCTCAAAAAAATGAAGAAAAACCATTTTCGGTAGATCTTAGTATGTTCTATGGCACTATCCTAGAGCATAATCCAGATATATCGCATCTTATTACAGATCACCCAACTGGAGTTATTATAAGTTATAACAGAAAAACTTACGGTTTTAACGAATGGGAACGTAGGTATAACTACCCTGATTGGGGATTTTCATTATCGTATCAAGATATGAAAAACGAATTTTTGGGCGAAAACATCGGGCTCTACGGTCATTTTAACTTCTATTTCTTAAAACGAAATTTGGTTTTTAGAGTTGGGCAAGGCATTACATACGCAACCAAACCTTACCACAGAAATAACAACTTTAAAAACAATGCCTATGGTTCTCATATTTTAAGTAGTACATATCTTAAGTTTGATTATATAAAAGAGAATTTATATAAAGGGCTTGGCGTTAGTGCTGGCTTTACGGTTATTCACTATTCTAATGCAAATATAAAGGCACCTAATAACAGTACAAATACCTTTGCTTTTTCTGCTGGCATTAATTATTTATTTAATAGAGACGATTTTCCTGAATACATACCAGAGGGAAAACGAACAAAATATTCAGAACCTTTAAAGTATAACCTTGTTTTTAGAAGTGGTATTAATGAAAGCGATATTAACGGAAGTGGTCAATTCCCGTTTTATGTTTTTACAGGTTTTGTAGATAAGCGTATCAACCATAAAAGTACCTTATTAGCTGGCACCGAATTATTTGTCTCCTTTTTTTTAAAAGAGTATATAAAACATCAATCTATCGCCTTTCCTGAAAACGGCATCGAAAAAGATACCGATTTTAAAAGGATTGGTGTATTTATTGGTCATGAATTACGCTTTAATAAAGTAGCTTTTATTACGCATTTAGGCTATTATTTATATTGGCCAGTAGAATTTGAAAATAGAGTGTATAATCGCTTGGGCCTTAAACGTTACTTTACCGAGTCTTTATTTGGAGTCGTTAACGTACACTCCCACGGTGCAAAAGCCGAAGCAGTTGAATTTGGAATTGGTATAAGATTATGA